TGGCAGGACAGGATCTCCGGCAGGTTTGCCACCTGCTCCTCGAAGCGCAGGGGCGTCTCGCCCGCGTGCTTGCCGAGGGTGACCTGGGCAAAGGCCACCACGCCGTAGCCGAGCTTGCGGCGGTTGAGGCGCGCCTGATAGCCGTCAATGAAACCCTCGGCCTCCAGCCGTTTCAGGCGGCGCCAACAGGGCGTCTCGCTGAGGGTCAGCTTCTCGGCCAGCCGGGCGTTGGACACGCGCCCGTCTGCCTGCAACTCGGCCAGAAT
This portion of the Candidatus Hydrogenedentota bacterium genome encodes:
- a CDS encoding Lrp/AsnC family transcriptional regulator, which encodes ILAELQADGRVSNARLAEKLTLSETPCWRRLKRLEAEGFIDGYQARLNRRKLGYGVVAFAQVTLGKHAGETPLRFEEQVANLPEILSCHNVTGSCDYLLQIIATDLDAYGTFIRKQLRTLPGVASIQSSLSLREVKSSSALPL